Genomic DNA from Gimesia aquarii:
CCTTTAGCACAAGTAATTGTGCATCTTGAACAAATAACAGATCACCACAACAGACCAACCCCAAACTCCGATCTGTTTTGACGAGAACAAAAGGACTCATGATGCCCTCTCTTGGATTAATTTATTCGCAGGACTCCGATATGGAGTCAGTTCTTAGACCGTGCATTGAAAAAGATATTAATAGATGTCTGAAAAGTGTCGCATCGCTCAGCGAACTGAAAAGTCATCTAATGGAAACATCTCCCACTACTTTATATCTTGATTTGAGGGCAAATGAGTGTTCTCTCTCAAATGATGATCGCATTGAAGTCCTCACATATTTGAGAGAAACCTGTAATTCACCTCTCAAAGTGGTATCTGTGATTGATCAATTTTTACCACTTGAATTGACAGAATCTGCCATTTTTTTGACAGATACATTTTTGGAATACCCTCCCGCTCCTGAAGAGTTTCAATCACTTGCTAAAGAATTATTGGAAACTGAAGCAGTCATCAAGCCGTCAACCTTACCAAAATCCCGTAAGATTTGTGGTGGTAATACTCATGTTACAACTTATACACCGCCGATGATTCCGATCATTGATCAGCTATCAAAAATTGCCAAACACAATGTTACTTTACTACTTGTCGGGGAAACCGGAACTGGCAAAACAACTTTAGCTTCTATGATCCATGAGCTTTCTCCACGAAACTCGGAGCCTTTTCAAAATATCGCTTGCGGTGCTTTACCATCGGATTTAATAGAAAGTGAACTATTTGGTCATATACGTGGAGCTTTTACTGGAGCTGAGCGTAGTAAAATCGGTCGCTTTGAAGCAGCAGGAAAGGGGACCTTGCTTTTAGATGAAATTGATATCCTTTCTGCGAAAGACCAGGCAAAGCTCCTTAAAGTCATTGAAACTGGTCAATTTGAACCAGTCGGTTCTACAGAATCTCGTCTTTCTGAAGCAAGACTTGTAGTAGCATCCAACGTAGAGTTGGAGGAGTTGACACAGAAAAACATATTCCGTTCTGATTTGTATTATCGTTTAAATGTGCTGCAATTTCGACTACCTGCGTTAAGAGAACGCCCCAATGATATCATTCCACTTTCTATACAATTCATCAAAGAATGTTGTAAGCAACATTCTATCAAGATCAGCAAAATACATCGTAAAGTAATTCAGATGCTTCAACAGTATCATTGGCCTGGTAACTTAAGGGAATTGAAAAACCAGATTCAGCGCGCTGTCTTATTTTCGGATCAAGGTGAATTGACCACTGATGAATTTTCACCCAATATTCTCCAGGAAAGCCTGTCTTCTGTTAGAAATGGTTTTCAAATAACACAAGAACCAACAACATTAGCAGATCAGGTTGCGATGAGTGAAAAGCATCTGTTACAGAAATCTTTGTCCGAGAATGGTTACCGCAAAACAGCAACCGCGAAAGCATTGGGAATTAGTCGAGTAGGTCTGTACAAAAAAATGAGAAAGTATGGAATGCTTGAAACAAAGAAACCTGCTACTCCTCAAAACCTACTTACCGAAAGTTAATGTTGGTAACAGAATCATCAACGAATGATGCCAACTAACTTCAATTAGTACTATTTGATTGGTTTATTACTGATTGAGATGTAGTGCTGATTGATTCTCCATACGAGTCTGACTCTAAAATTCCACCAGGCTGATGCTCACGAATTATAAAGTTTCGTAGTTCAAGTACCGCTGGTCCAAAGAACAATATGTAAATTGGAGGAGCCATACAAAAAATCACAGGAAAGAGTAACTTTATACTTGTTTTGCTTGAATTTTCTTCTGCACGTTGTCGGTATTTTCTACGCACACCATCAGCAAAATCAATTAAAGCCGTGGAAACATTTGTCCCTAGTCTTTCTGTCTGCGAAATCATTAACGAAAGTGCGTTTACATCCGGAGCATCAATTCTTTTTGCAAATTGTTTAAGGGCATCAGACATAGAATTCGCATCAGCATGTCGACGGATGATATCAAATTCTACTGCAATGTCTGGATGAGAAAAACGAACTTCTTCTGTAACACGCTGTAGGGCGGTTCTGAGTGGTACACCACCAGTCAAACACATCATCACCAGATCGAGCGCATCTGGCAACCCCTTTTGAATTCGATGAACTCTGCGGTTGGCCTGATTATGTAACACAAAACGGGGAAGACCATACCCTCCACCAGCGACCACAAGACCCACAATTATTATAATCTCTGGAAGACTTGAGCCAGGATCTGCTGCAATACAACCAATCCCTGTGACGATTAAAACTAGAACAACTAACAAATTTCGGGTTGCCAAGTATTCAACCAGTGCTGTCGAGCGATAATAGCCAGCTCTTTTAAGATCAAGCTCAATTTTTTGAATTTCATTCTCCGTTTGTGGAATAACGGCTGCCATTGCACGACGAAACGGACCTACGTTTGAAGAAGAGTAGTAATTCGAACTTTGATCATTCAGGTTCAAATTACGTTTTTTTCCTGAACGGCGTCCAACTGCAATCGCATCTCCAATTAAGAAGAAAACCAAGCATGCTAAAATAAAGGTGCCAATAGTGATAATGTCAAGAAACATAGAACTCTCTTTTATTTGAAATCTGAATAACTAACTTAAAAAGTTGATTCATTATTCATATAGCAGTAATAGGAATTAATAGTCCGTTCTCAGGAGAGCCGAAACCCAAAGTATACCGATCACTTCAAGGACTATCGCAATGAGTAATAAGATGTTACCTATCGGGTCAGAATACAAATTGGAAACATGATCTGGAAAAACAACTAACAATATTACAAATGCAACGGGTGCAATCACAGTCATCAAGATTGCAGATGCACGACCGGCGCCTGTAGAAGCCCTCATCTGACGACGATAATTAATTCTGTCACGAATGACTCCCGACATACGTTCGAGATTAGCTGGAAGATTACCACCGGTTTTGCGATACAGCATCAAAGCAGAGGTTAAAATCCTGAGATCAATTAACTGAATGCGATTCGAAAGCGATTTCATCACTGCTGGGACAGATAAATTCATATCTAACTGACGAGCACAACGCCTGAACTCAAAACTTAAAGGTCCCTTAGTTTCTTCGCCAACTATTGCGATTGCCTGCTCTAAACTAGCACCGGCGTGTGTTGACCGGGCCAGTAAATCAATCATTTCAGGCAGCTCTTCCTGAATTGTCTGCATTCTTCTTTTTCTTCGAAAATGCAGAATAAAAAGAATGGCAACCATTCCAAAAATCATACCGGCAATACCAGCAAGCGGCTGATCAGAATAAATGAAAATTGTACCACCAATCGCTAGACCACACATAACTAACAAAAGAAAAGTGGTAAACGGTGTCAAATCAGAACCGTTCTCAAGAACCAATCGATCAAAACTCTGATCGATCTTTCCTAAAATGCTGTCGGCAGGCTGTTGATCAAATACATTATAAACTCTTCTTAGGGGAGGCCGTTTTGAAAACCGCTCTGTACTTAATCTGCCTGCACCAGATAAATCGCGAAAAAAAAGATAGATCGCGAGACTTGAAACCGTCACTGCAGCAAAACAAATCAATGCGATAGATGAACTGTCCACTACAGGTTGTCCCCCTAATATTTTAATAATGGATATCACTAATTTGAGTATTTATTGCCAGCATCAAAACTATTTGTTTTCAAAAATTTGATCGCTAAGCTTAATCCCACAGGCTTCCATCCTTTTCAAGCAATTAGGACGATAACCAGTAGAGTAAAATCTTCCTTGCGCATTGCCTTGATCATCAACGCCTGTTTGCTCAAAACCAAAGATGTCTTCTACCTTATAATCTCCCTGGCTATTCAGTGAGACAATTTCAGACACTTTAGTAAGACGACGTTGTCCCCCCTTAAGACGCGAGACATGTAGAACAATTCCAATGCCATTTGCGATATATTGCCTGATCACTGGTAACGGAAGATCAAAGCCACTTATCGTGACCATCATTTCCAATCTAGCTAATGCATCGCGAGTATCATTCGCATGCACTGTTGTTAAAGATCCTTCATGCCCCGTATTCATAGCCTGAAGCATATCTAATGCTTCGGCACCTCTGACCTCACCAATAATAATACGATCTGGACGCATACGGAGACTGTTTTTAACAAGCTGCCTTTGTGAGATCTCACCTACACCTTCTGTGTTTTCGGTTTTCGTCTCGAGTCGTACAACATGTTTATGCTGGAGAATTAATTCAGCTGAATCTTCAATCGTAATCAAACGTTCTTCACGTGGAATGAAGTTAGACAGTGCGTTTAGTAATGTTGTTTTACCACTACCAGTTCCACCAGAAATCAACATACTAATACGGGAATCAACGACTGCTGCCAGAAAATCGACAATCTCAGGAGTCAGTGAATTGTTCTCAATCAAATCATCTATCTGTAATGGAGTTGCTCCGAATCTCCGGATGGATAATGAAGGCCCATTCAAGGCAAGAGGAGGAATGATGGCATTAATTCGAGATCCGTCGGGGAGTCTGGCATCAACCATTGGATTGACTTCATCAATTCTTCGTCCGACTCGAGAGACAATCCTCTGAATGATTCGCATCAAATGTTGATTATCAGCAAAAATAACATCAGATTCTTCCAGTTGTCCATTACGCTCAATATGAATTTCATAAGCGTGGTTCACGAGGATATCACTAATAGTGGGATCAGCCATAAGCTTATCCAAGGGACCAAGTCCAAATACTTCACTTAACAACTCATTTAATAAACGTTCTCGGTCAATACCTTCCAAAACAGCAACGTGTTCATCACAAATCTCCGTTGCAACAGCACGTACTTCTGTCGAAAGCTCTTTTTCAGAGATCTGGGCCAACATCGACAGATCAAGTGAATCAACTAGTTCTTGATGAATTAAAACTTTTTGTTTTTGAAAGTGGAGTTCAGCTTCGCGCTCTTCAGGAACAAAGCTTTCAGATTCCACAAAAAGTTTTTTTGTGCTTAGCGATTCCATGTGCAGTCCCAAAATCTTAAAAAAAATGCTTTTAATAAAATTGCCGATTCCAAATCAGTAGAGAAAACTCTATTTCATTGGATATGACATACCCTCAGCGAAATGAGTACATTGAAGACTCAATCACGTTTTAAAACTAAAAGCCACAAACTACAAATATAACTACTCTACAAGAGAGAACCGATATCAAGAATTTCTTGATCTTATAAACCACTAAGTGGTGTAGAAATCTCTGAAGTCCTTTTACGATCGGCTTGCTTCATAGTTGTTGTTGCTTTGTTGGAGGGAAGCACTTCTGATGCAACGGGTGTTTCAATTGCGTCAATCCAATTTTGACTTTTGTAAGCACGATTACCTTTAAAATGAACAGTATCCAAATTACCTGCTCGGTAGATATCCATGCTGGAAACACGCTGATTAGGAATAAAACCCAAAATGTTAGAGAGAGTAAGTCGGTCGCTTGAACGCCCCGTTGATACAACCTCTGTATTCTCATCGGGGTGTCGCAATGCTAAGCTTAATACACCGTGGTCTTCGACGACTTTAAGCACTTTGCCCTGTTCTGGTGAGACTTCAAGTGTCACAGAATATTCTTCTGATTTTTGACTCGCATTGCCAACAAATTTGTGTCCGGGAACAGCAATTTCACCCACAGCGAGTACTCGAACTTTTTCCAGAAGAGTAATCGTTGTTTCTGGAATACCATCCGTTTCATCAGAACGGAAGAGAACATCAACAATTGCCCCAGGCCGTGAAAAGCCTGCTACATTTCCAATTTTATGGATGGCAACAGTCACTGCCCGATTCCCTGGCTGAAGTGTATCTGAAAGCCCGGGCCCCATTCCATTGGCAAATAAATCAACAGTGTGAAAAGGTTGCCCTGCTTTGATAGGCGACTTGAGAACGCGGCCGGTAATATACTGAGAATCCATAATTCTCTGCTTACCATCGGATTTATAGCGCTTATTTACTTGCTCAGGCTTCATCCTCAAAATCGAAATGTCGTCCAGAGACAAGGTTTGTCCCGGCAAAAGATCCCTCGAAGCTATAGGAAGGTATGTCAAGTTAGGTTGGGGAGGATCTTCTGCTAACAGGGCAGGGCCTGGTTGTTCATGCAGAAATTGTCGCACAGTATAAGCTGCGCCTAAACCTAGTAAAATTGCGAAAATCGCCGCCGTCATTGTACCTGGACTAATTTTTGCCACGCTAACTTCCCTGAAATCTTTAGAGTTTGAAACTTTTGGGATTCACATTTTGTCAGTTTAAAGACACCAATGAACCATATTCAACAAAAAAATATATTTCTAACAACGAATACATTATGTCTACTCACCAGTTGCTGGAATCGTTAAATCCAGACCAGCTGGTGCATCTCCTACGGGATCAATTACAGTTGTTGTATCTACATACTCACTGGTAACACCATTAACTGTAAAGCTATAAGATTGATCTAGACTTTCGAGTGCAACGGCAGTATCGCCAAATTTTTGAACGACTTGATCTCTAAAAGTCACAAGCCCCGGGATAATTCCCAATACGAGCAACGTGACTATTAAAATAGTCGTAACAGGAGAGACGCTCCCATCTTCATCTTTCCAAAACTGTCGAGCAATTCTCATTCCCACTTATCCTGACCAGACTATATGCAGTAGCTAATATTCTCGAACATTCTGATAGTATGCATCTTATGTGCCTAAATGTCCGAACTAAATCAAAAATGTTCATATAAAGCCAGTTCCCGAGTGGGCGTCCTCGGGAACAGAGCTAAAATTTGTGATCACAGCCGCCGGGAATAAACCCAAAGAAAACGACTGATTCCTTTTAACCATGCTGAATGCATGGTTCGAAAACCAATAATAAAATTATGGGCCTTCGTTTTCAGCTGCTACCTGAACGCTGATACAAGCAGGTTCAGCGTTAGCTGGATCTAAGTTTGTGTCACAGAAGTCGAGCTGGTCAGCGAACACTGAACCTGCAGTGCTAGAAGTGTGACCAGTAACTCCTGAAAAACTATAGCTTTGATTAATGTTTGAAATTGCTAAAGCAAGGTCACCCAATTCTTGAACAACTTGATCACGAACGGTGGCCAATCCCACGACAACACCTAATACAAGGATCGTGCCGATTAACACGAGTTCAGACGAGACAACAAAACCTGCCTCATCATTCCAGAACTTAGTAAGCATGTTCATCCTAACTCCTTATTAAATTTTGTGAGCCGCTCTAAACAGCTCGTTTAAACATTTTGATACGAAAATTAAACAACCACAGGGGAAAATGCCCCTAAAAAGTGGTTGAACCCTCCTGGTTCAGCTAAACACTGAGTTGAAAGTCAACTGTTAACTATGGACCTTCGTTTTCAGCATCTACGATAGCGATACAGTGAGGATCCAAGTTTGGAGGATCAACGTTCTGATCACAAAAATCCAGGTTGTCAATGAATACAGAACCAGCTGTACTTGAAGAGTGGCCTGTAATTCCTGTGAAGGAATAGCTTTGGTTGCTGTTTGAGAATGCAGCTGCAACGTCTGCAAGTTCCGCGATTACCTGATCACGAAGTGTTGTAAGCCCGACAACCATACCGAGGACCAACACAGTAGCGATCAGCACTAGTTCTGTTGAAACGACGAAACCACCTTCATCATTCCAAAACTGCTGAAACATCTTCATTCGTACTCCTAACATTAATCAGATGGTTAATGTTCACTGGATGCACTACAAGAACATGTAGTAAACAACATCCAAGTAAATTAACATGTCTGCACACGCCCCGCGCAGACACTACGAATGAGAGAGCAGACAATGTGCCATTTTGCCCCACAATACATATTTTTCGTAATTTCACTCCATAATGCACTTTTTCAAAAAATCAACAGGATGCATTATGGGTACTTACCCCTAGAATCTGTAACTACAGAGTAATCAAGCTGATTAAAGTCGAAATCCAGCTTCGTTTTTTTCAGAAATAGAATACCACAAACACTGTTTCCAAAAGTTAACATTTTGAAACCAGATGTAATCGATAGTGCACATGTCAGCTGAGATAAGACACCAACCGTTAAAGCCTCAACCAATCAGGTAGAGCTGTTTCGGATGAAATCGGACCTGATTTAGGCCGCTTAAAAACTCATTATTTTTCTTCTGAAGACAAATCGATTTGGTACGGAAATTTGCCTCTCCAGAGTGCTAGAGCGCGGCCTGCATGAGAAAGAAATGTATAACTGCTTTTAATTTCAGACGCAGGCATTTTCTTAATCGTACTGACAAGCCAATGACCTGCCTTTTCAATTGTTTCGTCAGGAGGAAGAACCTCTTCGGGTGCCAAAGACCACCATTCCAGTGCATGGCCGGTTGCCAGAACTCTTCTAGCGCGGGGAGTAAATAATTTCTCAGAAGAGAGATCCAGCTTAGTTCCATCCCAGTTTTTATCCCAAAACCCGTCATCCGATTGCGTTTTTACGAGCAAGCTTGTAATGTTTTTCAGATATTGAACAATCCGTTCCCGCCCCTCTTTTGTCAGTATCGGAGTCTGCTCATTTACCCGTAGTAGCATGACAAGGGCATGTAAACGATGATTTCCATAACAAACACCTTTAGTGGGCTGTTGACGCATAATCCGGTCAGCAATCAGATCAAAGTTGACATATTGACCTTCTGTTGTCATCCAATCCCGTGCTGAATTGAGATACAGGGCAAAGACTAGAGTAGACCACTCATATTCTTTCTGATTCAGACTGAAGGACCTCAATGTCTCTTGGATCATTTCAGAAAGGGTGGTTTCTCCCTTCGAAGTCACTACTGGGAAATCGGCAGGTGTTCCAACTTCAGCCAGAGTTGCTAAAGTATGATCTTCATGACTGGAAGTCGATAATCCCTGCTGGACAAGTGGCTTGACTCCGTATTGATTATGAACCAGTAATGGCTTGGATTCTGTCCCCCAAACTTGAAAAAATCGACGATGGTCTAACAGAATATCGCGCATTTCGATTCCTGAAAGACATTTCGGATCCTCAAAAACCGACTCGATTCCCCAAAATCGCAAGGCATGATCAACATGATTAATCCGGGGCTCTTTACCCCTGAATTGAGGGCGCAACTTATGAAGCACTTGAACCAGATCCTCATCAGAGACAATTTTCGGCCGGTTATAAAGTGGAACAACTTTGAGTGGATTCAAGCGCAACGCCGGTAGTTGTTTTTGTTCCTGCCATTCCTGATAACGAACCGCTCCCCAGCCTATGGCAGCACTCACCAAGAGGATATGAAAGCAAAGGAATCCAGCAACCCTCAATTTTTTTCGAAAGGAAATCTTCTCTCGCATCACTCATTGACCTCGTTTTCGGATTTGGAATTCGTATCTTCCTGTTGCGTTTTTTTATGCTTTGCTGCTTCAATCAATCGTGGTTCACGCGATACGACTAGACTAAGATCATCTTCATAAACAACTTTAAATCCCTTCAATTTCCGAACCTGTTCATCAAGTTTTTCTTGTTTTTCTTTGTGTACAATAAACGTGGTAACATCATATTTTTCGGCAGCAGACTGCCAGCCACGGATCGCACGCGCGATCCCCAGATAGTCCTTCCATACACGGGGAGGTGTCAGATGAACGGCATTTGTGGTCATGAAAACTTTCATAGCTGGAGGACCATCCCAAACCAGCCAATCTCCCCACCATTGGGGATTCCACACCTGTCCCTCAGGAGGATGAGCTTTTAGAAATTCCGTCAATTTTCTAGGTGTTCCCTGGCTATAAATTTTGTCCAGATCTCGAGGTGTTCCTCCAAATAATGGTGTTGCCATGTTAGAAAAAGCAAATCCAAACCAAATCGATAAAACACAAGCCGACGTGATCACAGGCGATTTCTTAGCCCAGAATGATATTTTTTCTGGATCCCCTTCACGTAACCTTGGAATCACATTCGTCAAATGGGGGACCATGGCGTAGACAAAAATGACCGAAAACCAGCCAATCATTCGCACACCAATAATCACAGACAGAGACAATAACCCCACACGTAATACATCTGCAGCTCGAATGGCTTCCCGGCTACGTCGATAGAGGAACAACATTAAGACCCAGGCAAAACAAAACCAGATGCCTTCTGCATCTCGAAATTCCAAAGGTTCCCATTCCAAAACATCTTTTAAGTTCGGATTTCGGGGAAATGTGAGGGAGTTAATAAACAGGTCAATGTGATAGGGATTTACGAGCGCCCCACATACTGAAAGTTCTGTCACGACTAACCAACGCCTGACCCATTTATCGGTACAGACTTGAACCAGACTGCGTGTTCTCCAAGCCACTTCAAGGACTCTTCCCAGAAACTGCAGCCCCAAAATCGCCAGCCCCACTACAAATGAACCATGTAAGTTGGCCCATCCCAGAAAAACGAGGGGAATTCCAAGATATAATGAAATTAAAAGTGCAATTGGCGTTTTTTGCGCCTGTTTTTCAGAATCTTTAGTATCTAATGAATCTTCATTCAAAGTATCATATTTTTCGGACCAGGCCATAATTACAAGTAAAATGGCGACACATAACGTCCCAAAAATTTCCGGTCTAATAATCGCAATCCGGCTCGATGCGATTAAGACCAGCAAAAAAGAGGCAAGGGTACTGACACCAACTCGTCCAGATTTGAGGTAGAATGCAATCCAGAATAAGACGTGAGTCGCAAATACCGTCAAAGCAAAAATATGTGATAAACCACGTACTCCCAACGCTCCATTTACTTTGGCAAAGATCACCTGTGACAGCCATGCGGCGTCAATAGACCTGACACCCTCTGCCAACTGAAGAAAGGGGTCGTACTGTGGTAACGATTGATATTCAATAATCCAATTACCATAAGAAACATGCCCCCAAATGTCCGAATAAAAAATATGGACATTTCCGAAATAGAAAAACATCAGCGAAAACCAGAGACAGGTTATTAAATGAGGCCAACCTAGCGAAAACATTTCTCGGTATGAACGCTTTTTTTCTAAAAAAGTCATAGACTCTATTCTACCAGGATGGGAATCGATCGACATGATGCCTTCTACTCATGAAACATGACTTAAGTTCTTATTTTACGAGAAAAATCGACCATTTTTTAGATTCTTCTAATTAGATCTACAAAATTAACGCAAACAATGTTCCAAGAACTCCTGCGAAAAATTAATAAATCCCTACTCATATCGAGAGGGATAAGAAATCTGATCAATTTGTAAATATCAGCGTTGTAAACGAGAAACATCTGTTTTGTGTCAGCATAGACTTCATTTCTCTTCACACTTGGATTCCGCGTCGGACCAGTTGTTCAACCAAAGTAGAAGTGTCTATGAAGACTTCTGCCTGAATTCCAAGCTTTCTTGCTTCCTTAACATATTCAGGAATGTCATCTGTATAAAAAGCCTCTTCAGGTGCACATTGAATCTTTTCCAGTGCATAATCAAAAATAGCAGGTTCTGGTTTGATTGCACCAGCAGCATATGAAGTCACATAATCATCGAATCGTTGCAATACGTCAAACTGTTTCCAGATATAATCGAAATGAGAGACACAAGTATTCGACAACAGAACCAGTCTGTATTCTTGGGCTTTCAGAGAATCCAATACAGGGATGATTGAATGGTTCAGTTCAAAAATATCAGAACCGGCAATCTCAAGCGATTCAAAATCGACAGATTTACCAACTGCTCGTTCAAACCAGTGATGAAATTCCGTGGGAGTCAGATTACCCCGTTCATACTCCCACTGTTTCCCGGATTCAATGAGAAGCGCCTGGATCTCAAGCCGCGATCGCCCACAAAGCAGCCCCATTTGTTCACACATTTTATCGTGTGAAAAAAACGCAAGGACATTCCCCATATCAAATAAAAATGTACGAATCAAAGGACGATCCCCGGCAAATGGCTTAATAATCTCTGACTCTCACATGAATGATCGGTGTTGTATGTTATCATTCCTGGAATCACAAGCGTTTTATTTGGTACAGGCAAATAATAATCTCAGGTCAACCAGTGATAATTTTCGTTTGCAGATACAAGAGAATACACCTCTTATTGACGACATGGGGATATTTCCTTAAATTGCATCAAGATAACAACTTGATGAAAGCCAGTCTCCAGCATGGCTCTTATCATAACAAGCATTCAGGTTTGATTGATGATTTCTGTGCCGTTAGTCAAACCAAACTTGTCCAGTTCATGGAGAGTAAAAAATGGATTTTGAAGATCAGTCTTCTTACCCGTCCGGAGAATCAGGCAAAGAGTGGCCGTGCCTGCGTCAATTTTGTGTTTTTATGGAAAACCGGGTCGGTTATCTCCATCAACTATTACAGCTACTCGAAAAATTCGATCTCCGGATCATCGCCTTAAGTACTGTTGATTCTGTGGATGTGGCAATGAGTCGAATTGTTCTCGATAATTATGAACGAGCACGTGAAATCTTTGAGCTATCGAATTATACGTTTTTTGAAAAAGATCTGATTGGTGTTGAACTTCCAGATGATACCCAGCCTTATATGAGAATTTGCCTCTCGCTACTTCAGGCAGAAGTCAATATTGATTATACCTACCCGCTGCTTTATCGGAGGCATGGAAGAGGGGCTATTGCGTTATGCGTAGATGATCTCGACCTCGGTCTAAAAACACTGACTGAGCAGGGACATCGAATTATTACAGAACAAGATCTGAATGATGATGATGAGTATCTTTGAATTCAAACGAAAAGATCACTCTTGAGAAATTACTTGTGATTTCCCTGTCTTGGCTGCTTCATAAAACGCATAAATTGTTCGAATAATCCTTAAACTCTCCCGACTGGTCAGTAAAGGAGAGTCACTGCCTCTTACCGCTTGAACTGCTTTTCGTACAGCGGGTGTATATCCACGTGGCTCAACAGATTGATCAAATTGATATACTTTACCATTGTGGTTGAGCGTCCACTCCAAATGACGATCCTGGAAGGGCAGCATCTCTAGCCAACCCTTGCTACCCCAGATTTTGATCATTGATTGATATCCACGGTTCATAAAATAGCCAGATGTTAAAGTTCCCAAGAAACCGGCATCATAACGGAAAGCCAATGCAGCAGAGTCCTCGATGTGAATCGGCTGGCCACCCACCAATGCTGTGAATCCGGTGACATCAGTGATTGAAGATTCCGTCAGATACATCGAAAGATCGAGCCAATGAATTCCTAACCAGGAAAGAAATCCTCCTCCCGCACGATCCTTATGAGCATACCAGCTTTTGTGATAAGCAGGATTTGCTAAGCGTGTCTGATCAGCTAAAAGCGTCATCTCCAACCCATAGATCGTTCCAATGGCTCCATCTTGAATTAACGATTTTGCAAACCGAATTTCCGGGTTTGTGCGATTGGCAAGAGCCAATGATAAATGCAAGTGTTTACTTTCTGCCTTTTGCACTAATGGCTCAAACTGAGGAACACTGAGACAAGCTGGCTTTTCCGCAAAAACATGGCAGCCCTGTTCTAAAGCAAGACTGATCGAGCGAGGTGCCTGTCGTGCTTCCATCGTTACCAAAGCCAGATTGGGTTTTTCGTTTTGA
This window encodes:
- a CDS encoding sigma 54-interacting transcriptional regulator — encoded protein: MIDQFLPLELTESAIFLTDTFLEYPPAPEEFQSLAKELLETEAVIKPSTLPKSRKICGGNTHVTTYTPPMIPIIDQLSKIAKHNVTLLLVGETGTGKTTLASMIHELSPRNSEPFQNIACGALPSDLIESELFGHIRGAFTGAERSKIGRFEAAGKGTLLLDEIDILSAKDQAKLLKVIETGQFEPVGSTESRLSEARLVVASNVELEELTQKNIFRSDLYYRLNVLQFRLPALRERPNDIIPLSIQFIKECCKQHSIKISKIHRKVIQMLQQYHWPGNLRELKNQIQRAVLFSDQGELTTDEFSPNILQESLSSVRNGFQITQEPTTLADQVAMSEKHLLQKSLSENGYRKTATAKALGISRVGLYKKMRKYGMLETKKPATPQNLLTES
- a CDS encoding type II secretion system F family protein, yielding MFLDIITIGTFILACLVFFLIGDAIAVGRRSGKKRNLNLNDQSSNYYSSSNVGPFRRAMAAVIPQTENEIQKIELDLKRAGYYRSTALVEYLATRNLLVVLVLIVTGIGCIAADPGSSLPEIIIIVGLVVAGGGYGLPRFVLHNQANRRVHRIQKGLPDALDLVMMCLTGGVPLRTALQRVTEEVRFSHPDIAVEFDIIRRHADANSMSDALKQFAKRIDAPDVNALSLMISQTERLGTNVSTALIDFADGVRRKYRQRAEENSSKTSIKLLFPVIFCMAPPIYILFFGPAVLELRNFIIREHQPGGILESDSYGESISTTSQSVINQSNSTN
- a CDS encoding type II secretion system F family protein, which encodes MDSSSIALICFAAVTVSSLAIYLFFRDLSGAGRLSTERFSKRPPLRRVYNVFDQQPADSILGKIDQSFDRLVLENGSDLTPFTTFLLLVMCGLAIGGTIFIYSDQPLAGIAGMIFGMVAILFILHFRRKRRMQTIQEELPEMIDLLARSTHAGASLEQAIAIVGEETKGPLSFEFRRCARQLDMNLSVPAVMKSLSNRIQLIDLRILTSALMLYRKTGGNLPANLERMSGVIRDRINYRRQMRASTGAGRASAILMTVIAPVAFVILLVVFPDHVSNLYSDPIGNILLLIAIVLEVIGILWVSALLRTDY
- a CDS encoding CpaF family protein produces the protein MESLSTKKLFVESESFVPEEREAELHFQKQKVLIHQELVDSLDLSMLAQISEKELSTEVRAVATEICDEHVAVLEGIDRERLLNELLSEVFGLGPLDKLMADPTISDILVNHAYEIHIERNGQLEESDVIFADNQHLMRIIQRIVSRVGRRIDEVNPMVDARLPDGSRINAIIPPLALNGPSLSIRRFGATPLQIDDLIENNSLTPEIVDFLAAVVDSRISMLISGGTGSGKTTLLNALSNFIPREERLITIEDSAELILQHKHVVRLETKTENTEGVGEISQRQLVKNSLRMRPDRIIIGEVRGAEALDMLQAMNTGHEGSLTTVHANDTRDALARLEMMVTISGFDLPLPVIRQYIANGIGIVLHVSRLKGGQRRLTKVSEIVSLNSQGDYKVEDIFGFEQTGVDDQGNAQGRFYSTGYRPNCLKRMEACGIKLSDQIFENK
- the cpaB gene encoding Flp pilus assembly protein CpaB, coding for MAKISPGTMTAAIFAILLGLGAAYTVRQFLHEQPGPALLAEDPPQPNLTYLPIASRDLLPGQTLSLDDISILRMKPEQVNKRYKSDGKQRIMDSQYITGRVLKSPIKAGQPFHTVDLFANGMGPGLSDTLQPGNRAVTVAIHKIGNVAGFSRPGAIVDVLFRSDETDGIPETTITLLEKVRVLAVGEIAVPGHKFVGNASQKSEEYSVTLEVSPEQGKVLKVVEDHGVLSLALRHPDENTEVVSTGRSSDRLTLSNILGFIPNQRVSSMDIYRAGNLDTVHFKGNRAYKSQNWIDAIETPVASEVLPSNKATTTMKQADRKRTSEISTPLSGL
- a CDS encoding Flp family type IVb pilin: MRIARQFWKDEDGSVSPVTTILIVTLLVLGIIPGLVTFRDQVVQKFGDTAVALESLDQSYSFTVNGVTSEYVDTTTVIDPVGDAPAGLDLTIPATGE
- a CDS encoding Flp family type IVb pilin, yielding MKMFQQFWNDEGGFVVSTELVLIATVLVLGMVVGLTTLRDQVIAELADVAAAFSNSNQSYSFTGITGHSSSTAGSVFIDNLDFCDQNVDPPNLDPHCIAIVDAENEGP